CTCTCGCGGGACTCGCGCCGCTGCTGGCGGTCGTCGAGCTGGGCCGCACCCTGCTGGCGCCGGGCCCGATCGACGAGGGACACGTCTGGACGGCCGTGATCCTCGGCGCGGCCGGCCTGTTCGTACGGCTGCTGTTCACCGCCGCGTCCTCGGGACTCGGGCACGTGCTGGACAGCCAGGCGCAGCTGACGTTCCGGCGGCAGCTCGCCGCCCACCTCGGCCGCGTGCCGATCGGCTGGTTCTCCCGCCGCAAGACGGGCGAGCTGGCCAAGGTGGTCGGCGAGGACGTGAGCGCCGTGCACCCGCTCATCGCCCACGCGCCCGGCGAGCTCGTCTCCGCCTTCGTGGTGCCGCTGGTCTCGCTGGTCTACCTGTTCACCATCGACTGGCGGCTCACCCTGATCACCCTGATCCCGGTGGTCATGGCCATCCTGCTGGTCCCGCTCCTGATGCTGCCCGCCAGGACGCGTGAGCAGGAGGAGTTCGACGAGGCCATGGGGCGGATCGCCAGCTCCGTGGTCGAGTTCGTGCAGGGCATCGCGGTCGTGAAGGCGTTCGGCGGCTCCGAGCGCGCCCACGGGAAGTTCCTCACCGCCGTCGACGACTTCGTCGGGACGTTCTTCCGGTGGGTGCGCGGCATGTCCCTGGTCGCGGCCGGGATGCAGCTGGCGCTGTCCCCGCCGTTCGTGCTGCTCGTCGTCCTGATCGGCGGCACGTCGATGATCACGTCCGGCAGCCTGGCCCCGGCCGACCTGCTGCCCTTCCTGCTGCTGGGCCTGGGCCTGACCGCCCCGGTGGCGGCCCTGGGCCACGGCTTCGACGACATGCAGGCCGCCGGCCGCGCGGTCGGCCGGATCAAGGAGGTCCTCGAGGTCCCGCCGCTTCCGGAGCCCGCGCACCCGGTCGCGCTCCAGGGGCACCGGGTGGAGCTGCGCGACGTCCACTTCGGCTACGAAGAGGACCGCGAGGTGCTGAGCGGGGTCGACCTGGTGCTGGAGCCGGGGACGTTCACCGCGCTCGTCGGGCCGTCCGGAAGCGGGAAGTCGACGCTGGTCCAGCTGCTGCCGCGGTTCTTCGACCCGAGCCAGGGATCGGTCACGATCGGCGGTGTCGACCTGCGCGAGATCGGCAGCCGGCAGCTCTACCGCACGGTCTCCTTCGTCTTCCAGGACGTGCGCCTGCTGCGCGCCTCGGTCGCGGACAACATCGCGCTCGCGGTGCCGCACGCCGAGCGCGACGACGTGGTGCGCGCCGCCAAGCTCGCCCACATCCACGACCGGATCCTCGAGCTGCCCGACGGCTACGAGACGATCATCGGCGAGGACGTCAAGCTCTCCGGCGGCGAGGCCCAGCGGATCTCCCTCGCCCGCGCACTGCTGGCCGACACGCCCGTCCTGGTGCTCGACGAGGCGACCGCCTTCGCCGACCCGCAGACGGAGCAGGCGATCCGCCAGGCCCTCGCGAGCCTGGGCGGCGAGCGGACGATGCTGGTCATCGCCCACCGTCCGGAGACGGTCGCCGACGCCGACACCGTCGTGATGCTGGAGAACGGGTCGATCGTCGAGCGTGGCCGCCCCGCCGAACTGCTGGCGCAGCAAGGAAAGTTCGCCGAGTTCTGGCGATCCCAAGGAGGACAGGCCCGATGATTCGAACGCTGCTGCGCGTGCTCGGACCCGAGTACGCCCAGGCGATGCGCCGCACCGTGGTCCTGATGACCATCACCGCGATGGTCGAGGGGCTCTCCTACGCGCTGCTCGTCCCGGTGCTGCGGGAGCTGTTCGGCAGCACGCCGGACGACGCCGTGCCGTGGCTGACCGCGTTCGGGGTCGCGGTCGCGGTCTACGCCGTGCTGCGCTACTTCAGCGACCTCTCCGGCATGCGGGTCGGCACCACGATGCTGCGCGGCATGTACTACCGGCTGGGCGAGCACCTGGCCAAGCTGCCGATCGGCTGGTACAACACCGGCCGGGTCGGCGAGGTCTCCGTCATGGCCAGCCGCGGCCTGCTCCAGGCGATGGGCGTCTCCGCGCACCTGCTGGCCCCGTTCATCTCCGCCCTGGTGACCCCGCTGACGATCGTCGCCGTGATGATCGCCTTCAACTGGCAGCTGGGCGTGGCCGCGCTGATCGCCGCACCCGTGGTGGCCGCGATCCAGAAGTGGACCGCCCGCTCGATGGCGAGCACCGACGCCGACCGGCACGAGCGGGACAAGGAGGCGTCGGACCGCGTCATCGAGTTCCTTCAGGCCCAGCCGGTGCTGCGCGCCGGCGGCCGTACCGGAGAGCGGTTCGAGCTCCTCGACGACGCGCTCCAGGAGGTCCAGCGCTCCTCCCGGCGCACCGTGCTGGCGATGCTGCCCGGTGCGGTGGGCCTGACGGTCGCGGTGCAGGTGGCCTTCACCGCGGTGCTGGCGCTGGGCACGTCCCTCGCGCTCGGCGGGGACATCGGGGCGGCCGAGGTCCTGACGATCCTGGTGCTCGCGGCCCGCTGCGCCGATCCGCTGCTGTCGCTGTCGGACATCGGCGCGGGTCTCCGCGGCGCCCAGTCCGAGCTGGAGCGGCTCGACAAGGTCCTGAGCACCCCGCCGCTGCCGGAACCCCGGAAGCCCGTCCGGCCGACCCGCCACGACCTGGCGTTCGAGTCCGTCACCTTCCGGCACGGCGGACGCACGGTGTTCGACCAGGTGTCCCTCTCCGTTCCCGAGGGGCAGCGGCTCGCCGTGGTCGGCCTGTCGGGGGCGGGCAAGAGCACCCTCCTCCAGCTGCTCGCCCGGTTCTACGACGTGGACTCCGGCGCGGTGCGCGTGGGCGGTGTGGACGTGCGCGAGATCGACACCAAGGTGCTGATGGAGCAGATCGCCATCGTCTTCCAGGACGTCTATCTCTTCGACGGCACCATCGAGGAGAACGTGCGCCTCGGCCGTCCGGACGCCGACGAGGCCGACGTCCGCGCCGCGGCGACGGCGGCCCGGCTCGACGAGGTCATCGAGCGGCTGCCCGGCGGATGGGAGGCGAAGGTCGGCGAGGGCGGCGCCCTGCTGTCGGGCGGTGAGCGCCAGCGCGTCTCCATCGCCAGGGCGCTGCTGAAGGACGCTCCTGTCGTCCTGCTGGACGAGGTGACCTCCGCCCTCGACCCGGTCAACGAGACCGCCGTCCACGAGGGCATCGAACGCCTGATGGCCGGGCGGACCGTGGTGATGGTCGCCCACCGGATGCGGACCGTGCAGCGCGCCGACCGCGTCCTCTTCCTGGAGGGCGGTCACATCGTGGAGGAGGGCAGCCACGACGAGCTGCTCGCCCGGAGCGGCCGCTACGCCGACTTCTGGGACATCTCCATGTCGCCCGCGGTGAGCGAGTGACAGCAGGCAAGACCAGGGCCCGCCTCCTTCGCTTTCCGCGAGGAGGCGGGCCCTGGCCGCTTCACCGGCCGCCGGCTACCGGCCCTTCACCGTCTCCACCGACCGCAGCAGCCCGTCGATGACCGCCGTCAGGCCCTCGCGGTGGGTGTCACGGCCGTTGAGCTCGGCCCATCGATCGGCGACCGCCGCCAGCCGGGGGTGCGTACCGCTCACCAGGCCGGCGACGACCTGGTCCTCGTAGGTCGGTCCGGTGGCCCGGCCGCGTCGCTGATTGCCGTTCGCCCGGATGATCAGGTCGCCGACGATGGTGAACCAGATCGTGCGGTAGACGTACACGGCGTCTTCCAGCGTGTGTCCGCAGTCCACGATCGCGCCGATCATCTCCTCGACGAACCAGAGCGCCGAGGGGGCGATGAGGTCGCCGCCGGCGACCACCTGCACGATCCACAGCCGGTCGGCGAGCAGCTCGTAGAGCATGATCGACACAGCGATCAGCCGCTCCCGCGGATCCTCCGGCAGTTCCGGACGCTCTATGCGCCGGGCCTGGGCCTCCATGAGCAGCAGAAGCAGTTCGTCCTTGTTGCGAACATGGTAATAGAGCGCCATCGGCGCACTATCCAATTCGTCCGCCAGGCGCCGCATCGAAAGCTTTTCCGCGCCCTCGGTCTCCAGAATGTGTTCCGCCGCTGCGACGATCGCATCGAGAGACAGATGAGGTGGCCGGCCGACGGTCTTGGCGCGGGGCTTTTCTGCGGGCATCTCATCCTCCATACAGGTGGATTGATTCTAGCATTCCGC
The Streptomyces roseofulvus genome window above contains:
- a CDS encoding TetR/AcrR family transcriptional regulator produces the protein MPAEKPRAKTVGRPPHLSLDAIVAAAEHILETEGAEKLSMRRLADELDSAPMALYYHVRNKDELLLLLMEAQARRIERPELPEDPRERLIAVSIMLYELLADRLWIVQVVAGGDLIAPSALWFVEEMIGAIVDCGHTLEDAVYVYRTIWFTIVGDLIIRANGNQRRGRATGPTYEDQVVAGLVSGTHPRLAAVADRWAELNGRDTHREGLTAVIDGLLRSVETVKGR
- a CDS encoding ABC transporter ATP-binding protein produces the protein MIRTLLRVLGPEYAQAMRRTVVLMTITAMVEGLSYALLVPVLRELFGSTPDDAVPWLTAFGVAVAVYAVLRYFSDLSGMRVGTTMLRGMYYRLGEHLAKLPIGWYNTGRVGEVSVMASRGLLQAMGVSAHLLAPFISALVTPLTIVAVMIAFNWQLGVAALIAAPVVAAIQKWTARSMASTDADRHERDKEASDRVIEFLQAQPVLRAGGRTGERFELLDDALQEVQRSSRRTVLAMLPGAVGLTVAVQVAFTAVLALGTSLALGGDIGAAEVLTILVLAARCADPLLSLSDIGAGLRGAQSELERLDKVLSTPPLPEPRKPVRPTRHDLAFESVTFRHGGRTVFDQVSLSVPEGQRLAVVGLSGAGKSTLLQLLARFYDVDSGAVRVGGVDVREIDTKVLMEQIAIVFQDVYLFDGTIEENVRLGRPDADEADVRAAATAARLDEVIERLPGGWEAKVGEGGALLSGGERQRVSIARALLKDAPVVLLDEVTSALDPVNETAVHEGIERLMAGRTVVMVAHRMRTVQRADRVLFLEGGHIVEEGSHDELLARSGRYADFWDISMSPAVSE
- a CDS encoding ABC transporter ATP-binding protein, with protein sequence MSAIDALGAGERSTPTSDSDSAAGQSLSRLLRPHVRKFAVVAILQVIGALAGLAPLLAVVELGRTLLAPGPIDEGHVWTAVILGAAGLFVRLLFTAASSGLGHVLDSQAQLTFRRQLAAHLGRVPIGWFSRRKTGELAKVVGEDVSAVHPLIAHAPGELVSAFVVPLVSLVYLFTIDWRLTLITLIPVVMAILLVPLLMLPARTREQEEFDEAMGRIASSVVEFVQGIAVVKAFGGSERAHGKFLTAVDDFVGTFFRWVRGMSLVAAGMQLALSPPFVLLVVLIGGTSMITSGSLAPADLLPFLLLGLGLTAPVAALGHGFDDMQAAGRAVGRIKEVLEVPPLPEPAHPVALQGHRVELRDVHFGYEEDREVLSGVDLVLEPGTFTALVGPSGSGKSTLVQLLPRFFDPSQGSVTIGGVDLREIGSRQLYRTVSFVFQDVRLLRASVADNIALAVPHAERDDVVRAAKLAHIHDRILELPDGYETIIGEDVKLSGGEAQRISLARALLADTPVLVLDEATAFADPQTEQAIRQALASLGGERTMLVIAHRPETVADADTVVMLENGSIVERGRPAELLAQQGKFAEFWRSQGGQAR